One Drosophila kikkawai strain 14028-0561.14 chromosome 3L, DkikHiC1v2, whole genome shotgun sequence genomic window carries:
- the LOC108071894 gene encoding uncharacterized protein isoform X3, producing the protein MLRLDRMIEALRNYSGPTICHEWPYPLIFKGTIDEAHVAQILNASELELDRELEKMANGRESSQWETDMSAAHRRSKLRWFTRRSSRKRVDRSKELQLSEALTESSP; encoded by the coding sequence ATGCTACGCCTGGACAGGATGATCGAGGCTTTGAGAAACTACAGTGGACCCACGATATGCCACGAGTGGCCCTATCCACTCATCTTCAAGGGCACCATCGATGAGGCCCATGTTGCGCAAATACTCAATGCCAGCGAACTGGAGCTGGACAGAGAGCTGGAGAAGATGGCCAATGGGAGGGAGAGCAGCCAGTGGGAAACGGATATGAGTGCAGCACATAGGCGTTCTAAGCTCAGGTGGTTTACCAGGAGAAGCAGCCGAAAACGAGTTGATCGATCTAAGGAATTGCAGCTTTCCGAAGCACTCACTGAATCTAGTCCCTAG
- the LOC108071869 gene encoding titin produces MKLFIACIFIAAATAAVLPVEQARHRRDVSEIVNEYIPPAEEVGAAAPLGELAQDSAPVGEDGYRYKTVRRLKLRHRRDVSEIANEYLPPTEEVVADAPIEEAPVEEASQDSAVLAADGYQYKTVRRLKYRQRRDVSEIANEYLPPSEEVATEAPVEDAPVEEASQDSAVLAADGYQYKTVRRLKYRQRRDVSEIANEYLPPSEEVATEAPVEDAPLEEASQDSAVLAADGYQYKTVRRLKYRQRRDVSEIANEYLPPSEEVATEAPVEDAPVEEASQDSAVLAADGYQYKTVRRLKYRQRRDVSEIANEYLPPSEEVAADAPVEEAPVEEASQDSAVLAADGYQYKTVRRLKYRQRRDVSEIANEYLPPSEEVATEAPVEDAPVEEASQDSAVLAADGYQYKTVRRLKYRQRRDVSEIANEYLPPSEEVATEAPVEDAPVEEASQDSAVLAADGYQYKTVRRLKYRQRRDVSEIANEYLPPSEEVVTEAPVEDAPVEEASQDSAVLAADGYQYKTVRRLKYRQRRDVSEIANEYLPPSEEVAADAPVEEAPVEEASQDSAVLAADGYQYKTVRRLKYRQRRDVSEIANEYLPPSEEVVTEAPVEDAPVEEASQDSAVLAADGYQYKTVRRLKYRQRRDVSEIANEYLPPSEEVAADAPVEEAPVEEASQDSAVLAADGYQYKTVRRLKYRQRRDVSEIANEYLPPSEEVVTEAPVEDAPVEEASQDSAVLAADGYQYKTVRRLKYRQRRDVSEIANEYLPPSEEVAADAPVEEAPVEEASQDSAVLAADGYQYKTVRRLKYRQRRDVSEIANEYLPPSEEVVTEAPVEDAPVEEASQDSAVLAADGYQYKTVRRLKYRQRRDVSEIANEYLPPSEEVATEAPVEDAPVEEASQDSAVLAADGYQYKTVRRLKYRQRRDVSELASEYLPPAEEVVAEVPVEEVAQDSAVLGDEGYKYKTVRRLKLRHRRAL; encoded by the exons ATG AAACTGTTCATAGCGTGCATCTTCATTGCCGCCGCGACGGCTGCAGTGCTTCCCGTCGAACAAGCCAGGCACCGTCGTGACGTCTCCGAGATCGTGAACGAGTATATCCCGCCGGCGGAGGAAGTTGGCGCCGCTGCCCCGCTCGGGGAGCTGGCCCAAGACTCCGCACCGGTGGGAGAGGATGGATACCGCTACAAGACCGTGCGTCGCCTCAAGCTGCGTCATCGTCGCGATGTTTCCGAGATTGCCAACGAGTACCTGCCCCCCACTGAGGAAGTTGTTGCTGATGCCCCCATCGAGGAAGCCCCAGTTGAGGAAGCTTCTCAGGATTCTGCCGTTCTTGCCGCTGATGGATATCAGTACAAGACCGTGCGTCGTCTGAAGTACCGCCAGCGCCGTGATGTTTCTGAGATCGCCAACGAGTACCTGCCTCCTTCTGAGGAAGTTGCCACCGAGGCCCCTGTCGAGGATGCCCCCGTTGAGGAAGCTTCTCAGGACTCCGCTGTTCTTGCCGCCGATGGATACCAGTACAAGACTGTCCGCCGCCTGAAGTACCGCCAGCGCCGTGATGTCTCTGAGATCGCCAACGAGTACCTGCCCCCTTCTGAGGAGGTTGCCACCGAGGCCCCTGTCGAGGATGCCCCCCTTGAGGAAGCTTCTCAGGACTCTGCCGTTCTTGCCGCCGATGGATACCAGTACAAGACTGTCCGCCGCCTGAAGTACCGCCAGCGCCGTGATGTGTCCGAGATCGCCAACGAGTATCTGCCCCCTTCTGAGGAAGTTGCCACCGAGGCCCCTGTCGAGGATGCTCCCGTTGAGGAAGCCAGCCAGGACTCTGCCGTTCTTGCCGCTGATGGATACCAGTACAAGACCGTGCGTCGCCTGAAGTACCGCCAGCGCCGTGATGTCTCTGAGATCGCCAACGAGTACCTGCCCCCTTCTGAGGAAGTTGCTGCTGATGCCCCTGTTGAGGAGGCTCCAGTTGAGGAAGCCAGCCAGGACTCTGCTGTTCTTGCTGCCGATGGATATCAGTACAAGACCGTCCGCCGCCTGAAATACCGTCAGCGCCGTGATGTTTCTGAGATCGCCAACGAGTACCTGCCTCCTTCTGAGGAAGTTGCCACCGAGGCCCCTGTCGAGGATGCTCCCGTTGAGGAAGCCAGCCAGGACTCTGCCGTTCTTGCCGCTGATGGATACCAGTACAAGACCGTGCGTCGTCTGAAGTACCGCCAGCGCCGTGATGTTTCTGAGATCGCCAACGAGTACCTGCCTCCTTCTGAGGAAGTTGCCACCGAGGCCCCTGTCGAGGATGCTCCCGTTGAGGAAGCCAGCCAGGACTCTGCTGTTCTTGCCGCCGATGGATACCAGTACAAGACTGTCCGCCGCCTGAAGTACCGCCAGCGCCGTGATGTCTCTGAGATCGCCAACGAGTACCTGCCCCCTTCTGAGGAAGTTGTCACCGAGGCTCCAGTCGAGGATGCCCCCGTTGAGGAAGCCAGCCAAGACTCCGCTGTTCTTGCCGCCGATGGATACCAGTACAAGACTGTCCGCCGCCTGAAGTACCGCCAGCGCCGTGATGTGTCTGAGATCGCCAACGAGTACCTGCCCCCTTCTGAGGAAGTTGCTGCTGATGCCCCTGTTGAGGAGGCTCCAGTTGAGGAAGCCAGCCAGGACTCTGCTGTTCTTGCCGCCGATGGATACCAGTACAAGACCGTGCGTCGCCTGAAGTACCGCCAGCGCCGTGATGTCTCTGAGATCGCCAACGAGTACCTGCCCCCTTCTGAGGAAGTTGTCACCGAGGCTCCAGTCGAGGATGCCCCCGTTGAGGAAGCCAGCCAAGACTCCGCTGTTCTTGCCGCCGATGGATACCAGTACAAGACTGTCCGCCGCCTGAAGTACCGCCAGCGCCGTGATGTGTCTGAGATCGCCAACGAGTACCTGCCCCCTTCTGAGGAAGTTGCTGCTGATGCCCCTGTTGAGGAGGCTCCAGTTGAGGAAGCCAGCCAGGACTCTGCTGTTCTTGCCGCCGATGGATACCAGTACAAGACCGTGCGTCGCCTGAAGTACCGCCAGCGCCGTGATGTTTCTGAGATCGCCAACGAGTACCTGCCCCCTTCTGAGGAAGTTGTCACCGAGGCTCCAGTCGAGGATGCCCCCGTTGAGGAAGCCAGCCAAGACTCCGCTGTTCTTGCCGCCGATGGATACCAGTACAAGACTGTCCGCCGCCTGAAGTACCGCCAGCGCCGTGATGTGTCTGAGATCGCCAACGAGTACCTGCCCCCTTCTGAGGAAGTTGCTGCTGATGCCCCTGTTGAGGAGGCTCCAGTTGAGGAAGCCAGCCAGGACTCTGCTGTTCTTGCCGCCGATGGATACCAGTACAAGACCGTGCGTCGCCTGAAGTACCGCCAGCGCCGTGATGTCTCTGAGATCGCCAACGAGTACCTGCCCCCTTCTGAGGAAGTTGTCACCGAGGCTCCAGTCGAGGATGCCCCCGTTGAGGAAGCCAGCCAAGACTCCGCTGTTCTTGCCGCCGATGGATACCAGTACAAGACTGTCCGCCGCCTGAAGTACCGCCAGCGCCGTGATGTTTCTGAGATCGCCAACGAGTACCTGCCCCCTTCTGAGGAAGTTGCCACCGAGGCGCCTGTCGAGGATGCTCCCGTTGAGGAAGCCAGCCAAGACTCCGCTGTTCTTGCCGCTGATGGATACCAGTACAAGACCGTGCGTCGCCTGAAGTACCGCCAGCGCCGTGATGTCTCCGAGCTGGCCAGCGAGTATCTGCCGCCCGCCGAGGAGGTGGTCGCTGAAGTGCCCGTCGAGGAAGTGGCCCAGGACTCCGCCGTCCTCGGCGACGAAGGCTACAAGTACAAGACTGTGCGCCGCCTGAAGCTGCGCCACCGCCGCGCCCTGTAA
- the LOC108071894 gene encoding uncharacterized protein isoform X2, with product MLMMLSSRKDGWMDGWRDGWQKEVLESDVAALLDEVREFNDDHEEMLRLDRMIEALRNYSGPTICHEWPYPLIFKGTIDEAHVAQILNASELELDRELEKMANGRESSQWETDMSAAHRRSKLRWFTRRSSRKRVDRSKELQLSEALTESSP from the exons atgctgatgatgctCTCGTCCAGGaaggatggatggatggacgGATGGCGGGATGGCTGGCAAAAAGAG GTACTGGAATCCGATGTGGCCGCTCTGCTGGATGAGGTGCGTGAGTTTAACGATGACCATGAGGAGATGCTACGCCTGGACAGGATGATCGAGGCTTTGAGAAACTACAGTGGACCCACGATATGCCACGAGTGGCCCTATCCACTCATCTTCAAGGGCACCATCGATGAGGCCCATGTTGCGCAAATACTCAATGCCAGCGAACTGGAGCTGGACAGAGAGCTGGAGAAGATGGCCAATGGGAGGGAGAGCAGCCAGTGGGAAACGGATATGAGTGCAGCACATAGGCGTTCTAAGCTCAGGTGGTTTACCAGGAGAAGCAGCCGAAAACGAGTTGATCGATCTAAGGAATTGCAGCTTTCCGAAGCACTCACTGAATCTAGTCCCTAG
- the LOC108071894 gene encoding uncharacterized protein isoform X1 produces MTSSISAAVQQRRQMLLNVENLRGRVHQVLKCVINLHIEFLVLESDVAALLDEVREFNDDHEEMLRLDRMIEALRNYSGPTICHEWPYPLIFKGTIDEAHVAQILNASELELDRELEKMANGRESSQWETDMSAAHRRSKLRWFTRRSSRKRVDRSKELQLSEALTESSP; encoded by the exons ATGACGTCGTCAATTAGTGCGGCGGTGCAGCAAAGGCGGCAAATGCTGCTCAACGTTGAGAATTTACGGGGACGCGTTCATCAAGTTCTTAAATGTGTGATTAATCTGCATATTGAGTTTTTG GTACTGGAATCCGATGTGGCCGCTCTGCTGGATGAGGTGCGTGAGTTTAACGATGACCATGAGGAGATGCTACGCCTGGACAGGATGATCGAGGCTTTGAGAAACTACAGTGGACCCACGATATGCCACGAGTGGCCCTATCCACTCATCTTCAAGGGCACCATCGATGAGGCCCATGTTGCGCAAATACTCAATGCCAGCGAACTGGAGCTGGACAGAGAGCTGGAGAAGATGGCCAATGGGAGGGAGAGCAGCCAGTGGGAAACGGATATGAGTGCAGCACATAGGCGTTCTAAGCTCAGGTGGTTTACCAGGAGAAGCAGCCGAAAACGAGTTGATCGATCTAAGGAATTGCAGCTTTCCGAAGCACTCACTGAATCTAGTCCCTAG